One window from the genome of Eucalyptus grandis isolate ANBG69807.140 chromosome 7, ASM1654582v1, whole genome shotgun sequence encodes:
- the LOC104454118 gene encoding GABA transporter 1 isoform X1 translates to MGTTVVPSSMKVSIPQGDQKDDGFIGGPNPKDLDAGALFVLKSRGSWWHCGYHLTTSIVAPVLLSLPFAMSLLGWAGGTVCLALGAVVTFYSYNLLSLVLEWQAHLGQRQLRFRDMARDILGPAWGKYFVGPLQFAICYGAVVACTLLGGQSLKFIYLLYKPDGKMQLYQFISMFGGLTLFLAQVPSFHSLRHINLVSLVLCLAYSACALGGSIDVGNSVSAPPKDYSLVGSRVDRLFGVFNGISIIATTYGSGIIPEIQATLAPPVKGKMFKGLCVCYSVVVTTYFSVGISGYWAFGNQSKGTILTNFMGETKPLLPTWFLLMTNIFCLLQISAVTVEYMQPTNEILEKKLADPKMDQFSTRNVVPRLIARSLSVVVATTIAAMLPFFGDIMALIGVFGVVPLDFILPMIFYNVAFKPSRRRFVFWVNTMIIAASSVLVAIGAVASIRQMALDAKSYHLFANM, encoded by the exons atggggaCAACGGTGGTTCCAAGCTCCATGAAAGTCTCCATCCCGCAGGGTGATCAGAAAGACGACGGCTTCATTGGCGGCCCGAACCCGAAAGACTTGGACGCTGGAGCTCTCTTCGTCCTCAAATCACGGG GGTCATGGTGGCATTGCGGTTATCACTTAACCACATCGATTGTAGCACCGGTGCTGTTAAGCCTGCCTTTTGCGATGAGCCTGTTGGGTTGGGCAGGCGGGACTGTGTGCCTGGCTCTTGGGGCCGTGGTCACATTTTACTCTTACAACCTCCTCTCACTCGTCCTAGAGTGGCAAGCCCATCTAGGCCAACGCCAGCTCCGATTCCGTGACATGGCCCGCGATATTCTAG GACCCGCATGGGGAAAGTATTTTGTGGGACCCCTACAGTTTGCTATCTGCTATGGTGCTGTCGTTGCCTGCACTCTTTTAGGTGGACAGAGTCTCAAG TTCATATACTTGCTTTATAAACCAGATGGGAAAATGCAGCTCTACCAATTCATCTCCATGTTTGGCGGCCTAACTCTGTTCTTGGCACAAGTCCCCTCCTTCCACTCCCTCAGGCACATCAATCTCGTCTCTCTCGTCCTCTGCCTCGCTTACAGCGCTTGTGCCTTGGGTGGCTCCATCGACGTCG GAAACTCCGTGAGTGCACCGCCGAAGGACTACTCCTTGGTTGGTAGCCGGGTCGACCGCCTTTTCGGCGTCTTCAATGGGATCTCCATCATCGCCACCACTTACGGCAGCGGAATTATCCCCGAGATCCAG GCAACTCTAGCTCCTCCGGTGAAGGGCAAGATGTTCAAGGGCCTGTGCGTATGTTATTCGGTCGTAGTGACCACATATTTCAGCGTTGGAATCTCTGGGTATTGGGCGTTTGGGAATCAATCCAAAGGAACTATTCTCACCAATTTCATGGGCGAGACCAAGCCACTCCTTCCCACTTGGTTCCTATTGATGACCAATATTTTCTGCCTCCTCCAAATATCAGCTGTCACTGTG GAATATATGCAACCGACCAACGAAATTTTGGAGAAGAAACTGGCGGACCCGAAGATGGACCAGTTCTCGACACGCAATGTCGTGCCCAGGCTGATCGCACGGTCGCTGTCGGTGGTGGTGGCGACCACGATCGCCGCGATGCTGCCCTTCTTCGGGGACATCATGGCGCTGATCGGCGTGTTCGGAGTCGTCCCCCTGGACTTCATATTGCCCATGATTTTCTATAACGTGGCCTTCAAGCCTTCAAGGAGGCGCTTTGTGTTTTGGGTGAACACGATGATCATTGCCGCGTCCTCGGTGTTGGTGGCCATCGGCGCGGTTGCGTCGATCAGGCAGATGGCTCTCGATGCCAAGAGTTATCACTTGTTTGCTAACATGTAG
- the LOC104454120 gene encoding pyruvate kinase 1, cytosolic, producing MVAVPFEECARSHANKASAFISDHPPPLRRRRSPLPPPEKTAGEKMQANNLLLEEPIRMASILEPSKPTFFPAMTKIVGTLGPKSRSADIISRCLNAGMSVARFDFSWGDAEFHQETLENMKAAVKSTKKLCAVMLDTIGPELQVVNKTEGPIPLEADTLLVLTPDQDKEATSNLLPINFSGLSKAVKKGDTIFIGQYLFTGSETTSVWLEVTEVNGEDVVCLVKNSAVLSGSLYTLHVSQIRIDLPTLTDDDKKVISTWGVRNNIDFLSLSYTRHAEDIRHAREFLSKLGELRQTQIFAKIENVEGLNHFDEILQEADGIIISRGNLGIDLPPEKVFLFQKAAVYKCNMAGKPAVVTRVVDSMTDNLRPTRAEATDVANAILDGSDAILLGAETLRGLYPVETISIVGKICAEAEKVFNQDLYFKKTVKYVGEPMSHLESIASSAVRAAIKVKASVIICFTSSGRAARLLAKYRPTMPVISVVVPQLKTNQLRWTFSGAFEARQSLVVRGLFPMLADPRHPAESTSGTNETILKVALDHGKASGLIKPHDRVVVCQKVGDASVVKIIELDD from the exons ATGGTGGCAGTTCCATTCGAAGAGTGCGCGCGATCACACGCGAACAAAGCTTCGGCCTTCATCTCCGATCATCCTCCGCCGCTTCGCCGCCGCCGATCCCCCTTGCCGCCACCGGAGAAGACAGCCGGGGAGAAAATGCAGGCCAACAACTTGCTTCTCGAGGAGCCTATAAGGATGGCTTCGATCCTGGAGCCGTCGAAGCCG ACATTCTTTCCTGCAATGACGAAGATAGTGGGGACTCTCGGTCCAAAATCACGATCAGCTGATATAATCTCTCGCTGCTTGAATGCTGGAATGTCTG TGGCACGATTTGATTTCTCCTGGGGCGATGCTGAATTCCACCAAGAAACATTGGAAAATATGAAGGCAGCTGTTAAAAGCACAAAAAAGCTATGTGCA GTTATGCTCGATACAATCGGCCCAGAGTTGCAGGTAGTGAATAAAACAGAGGGTCCCATTCCCCTTGAGGCAGATACATTACTCGTCCTAACACCAGATCAAGACAAAGAAGCCACTTCAAATCTATTACCAATCAACTTCAGTGGACTCTCAAAG GCAGTGAAGAAGGGAGACACTATATTTATTGGCCAGTATCTATTCACAGGAAGTGAAACCACTTCTGTGTGGTTAGAG GTCACAGAGGTCAATGGTGAAGATGTGGTTTGCCTCGTGAAGAACTCTGCTGTGTTGTCAGGGTCTCTATACACTCTCCATGTCTCTCAAATTCGCATAGATTTGCCTACACTTACTGATGATGATAAGAAG gttattagCACATGGGGTGTCCGGAACAACATAGACTTTCTCTCGCTTTCATATACTCGACATGCTGAAGATATTCGTCAT GCTCGTGAGTTCCTGTCTAAATTGGGTGAGCTCCGTCAGACTCAGATTTTTGCTAAGATAGAGAACGTTGAG GGTCTAAATCACTTTGATGAGATCCTCCAAGAAGCTGATGGCATCATAATATCTCGTGGAAATTTAGGGATTGATCTACCACCAGAGAAG GTATTTCTCTTTCAGAAGGCCGCTGTTTACAAGTGTAACATGGCTGGGAAGCCGGCGGTCGTCACTCGTGTTGTTGACAGCATGACTGATAACCTGAGGCCTACCCGTGCTGAAGCGACTGATGTTGCCAATGCCATTTTGGATG GAAGTGATGCTATTCTTCTTGGTGCGGAGACACTGCGAGGATTATACCCTGTTGAGACCATTTCAATTGTCGGAAAGATCTGTGCTGAG GCAGAGAAGGTCTTCAATCAAGATTTGTATTTCAAGAAGACTGTCAAATATGTGGGAGAGCCAATGAGCCACTTAGAATCCATTGCTTCCTCTGCA GTGCGTGCTGCCATCAAGGTGAAGGCCTCAGTAATTATATGCTTCACTTCTTCAGGAAGAGCTGCGAG GCTACTTGCAAAGTATAGGCCCACAATGCCAGTGATCTCTGTGGTCGTTCCTCAGCTCAAGACAAATCAACTGCGATGGACTTTTAGCGGTGCCTTCGAG GCAAGGCAATCTCTTGTTGTCCGAGGCCTATTTCCCATGCTCGCTGATCCTCGACATCCT GCCGAGTCCACAAGTGGGACGaatgaaacaattttgaaggTGGCTCTGGACCATGGGAAGGCATCAGGTCTTATAAAGCCTCATGATCGTGTAGTTGTCTGTCAAAAAGTTGGCGATGCCTCTGTGGTCAAGATCATTGAGCTTGACGATTAG
- the LOC104454121 gene encoding mRNA cap guanine-N7 methyltransferase 2 isoform X1 produces the protein MSQAAIPRPDLTHHRLHEFARNALIKIFVHPYATVCELYCGGGLEAERWEEAQIGHYIGIDVTSSGISEKREAWESLRKAYTTDFYELDPCTEDLEAHLQEKMNQADLVCCLQHLQLCFESEDKVRKLLHNVSSLLKPGGYFFGITPDSSTIWAKYQKNVEAYHNRSGSMKPGIVPNCIRSESYMITFEGEEEKFPSFGKRYQLKLAGDMPAETHCLVHFPSLIRLAREAGLEYVEIQNLTEFYDDNKAIFAGMLMGYGASVVDPRGRLLPRSYDVLGLYTMFIFQKPDPDAAPPLTTPLLVESNHHEEEREWTEWTDWREEETIVSSEPPAGLGKITEQKGILGPGPAELRFPEAL, from the exons ATGAGCCAGGCGGCGATTCCGAGGCCCGACTTGACTCACCACCGCCTCCACGAGTTCGCCCGGAACGCCCTCATCAAGATCTTCGTCCATCCCTACGCCACG GTGTGCGAGCTGTATTGCGGAGGTGGGCTCGAGGCGGAGAGGTGGGAAGAGGCTCAGATCGGTCACTACATCGGAATCG atgTCACTTCGTCTGGAATAAGCGAAAAGAGAgaagcttgggagagcttgagGAAAGCTTACACGACGGACTTCTACGAGCTCGACCCTTGCACG GAAGATTTGGAAGCGCATTTGCAAGAGAAGATGAACCAAGCAGATTTGGTTTGCTGCTTGCAGCACTTGCAG CTATGTTTCGAGAGCGAGGACAAAGTGAGGAAACTGTTGCATAATGTATCGTCTCTGCTAAAGCCGGGGGGTTATTTTTTCGGTATTACTCCTGACTCATCCACCATATG GGCAAAATATCAGAAGAATGTTGAAGCATACCACAACAGAAGTGGTAGTATGAAGCCTGGCATTGTTCCTAATTGCATTCGGTCTGAGAGCTACATGATCACCTttgaaggagaggaagagaa GTTTCCATCATTTGGGAAAAGGTACCAGCTTAAACTAGCTGGTGATATGCCTGCTGAAACCCATTGCTTGGTTCACTTTCCAAGCTTGATCAG ATTGGCTAGGGAAGCTGGTCTGGAGTATGTGGAGATTCAAAACCTGACAGAGTTTTATGATGATAACAA AGCAATCTTTGCAGGGATGTTAATGGGTTATGGTGCAAGCGTTGTGGATCCTAGAGGAAGGCTTCTACCTCGCTCCTACGATGTGCTAG GTTTATACACTATGTTTATCTTTCAGAAGCCTGACCCGGATGCTGCGCCCCCACTTACAACCCCCTTATTGGTGGAAAGTAATCACCATGAAGAGGAG AGAGAGTGGACCGAATGGACCGACTGGAGAGAGGAAGAAACCATTGTTTCTTCAGAGCCACCTGCTGGACTCGGCAAGATAACGGAACAGAAAGGAATATTAGGTCCAGGCCCTGCAGAGTTACGTTTCCCGGAAGCACTTTAA
- the LOC104454118 gene encoding GABA transporter 1 isoform X2, translated as MGTTVVPSSMKVSIPQGDQKDDGFIGGPNPKDLDAGALFVLKSRGSWWHCGYHLTTSIVAPVLLSLPFAMSLLGWAGGTVCLALGAVVTFYSYNLLSLVLEWQAHLGQRQLRFRDMARDILGPAWGKYFVGPLQFAICYGAVVACTLLGGQSLKFIYLLYKPDGKMQLYQFISMFGGLTLFLAQVPSFHSLRHINLVSLVLCLAYSACALGGSIDVGNSVSAPPKDYSLVGSRVDRLFGVFNGISIIATTYGSGIIPEIQVLQSTARFNHLLGNSSSSGEGQDVQGPVRMLFGRSDHIFQRWNLWVLGVWESIQRNYSHQFHGRDQATPSHLVPIDDQYFLPPPNISCHCGIYATDQRNFGEETGGPEDGPVLDTQCRAQADRTVAVGGGGDHDRRDAALLRGHHGADRRVRSRPPGLHIAHDFL; from the exons atggggaCAACGGTGGTTCCAAGCTCCATGAAAGTCTCCATCCCGCAGGGTGATCAGAAAGACGACGGCTTCATTGGCGGCCCGAACCCGAAAGACTTGGACGCTGGAGCTCTCTTCGTCCTCAAATCACGGG GGTCATGGTGGCATTGCGGTTATCACTTAACCACATCGATTGTAGCACCGGTGCTGTTAAGCCTGCCTTTTGCGATGAGCCTGTTGGGTTGGGCAGGCGGGACTGTGTGCCTGGCTCTTGGGGCCGTGGTCACATTTTACTCTTACAACCTCCTCTCACTCGTCCTAGAGTGGCAAGCCCATCTAGGCCAACGCCAGCTCCGATTCCGTGACATGGCCCGCGATATTCTAG GACCCGCATGGGGAAAGTATTTTGTGGGACCCCTACAGTTTGCTATCTGCTATGGTGCTGTCGTTGCCTGCACTCTTTTAGGTGGACAGAGTCTCAAG TTCATATACTTGCTTTATAAACCAGATGGGAAAATGCAGCTCTACCAATTCATCTCCATGTTTGGCGGCCTAACTCTGTTCTTGGCACAAGTCCCCTCCTTCCACTCCCTCAGGCACATCAATCTCGTCTCTCTCGTCCTCTGCCTCGCTTACAGCGCTTGTGCCTTGGGTGGCTCCATCGACGTCG GAAACTCCGTGAGTGCACCGCCGAAGGACTACTCCTTGGTTGGTAGCCGGGTCGACCGCCTTTTCGGCGTCTTCAATGGGATCTCCATCATCGCCACCACTTACGGCAGCGGAATTATCCCCGAGATCCAGGTCCTCCAGAGCACCGCTCGATTTAATCATCTCTTAG GCAACTCTAGCTCCTCCGGTGAAGGGCAAGATGTTCAAGGGCCTGTGCGTATGTTATTCGGTCGTAGTGACCACATATTTCAGCGTTGGAATCTCTGGGTATTGGGCGTTTGGGAATCAATCCAAAGGAACTATTCTCACCAATTTCATGGGCGAGACCAAGCCACTCCTTCCCACTTGGTTCCTATTGATGACCAATATTTTCTGCCTCCTCCAAATATCAGCTGTCACTGTG GAATATATGCAACCGACCAACGAAATTTTGGAGAAGAAACTGGCGGACCCGAAGATGGACCAGTTCTCGACACGCAATGTCGTGCCCAGGCTGATCGCACGGTCGCTGTCGGTGGTGGTGGCGACCACGATCGCCGCGATGCTGCCCTTCTTCGGGGACATCATGGCGCTGATCGGCGTGTTCGGAGTCGTCCCCCTGGACTTCATATTGCCCATGATTTTCTATAA
- the LOC104454121 gene encoding mRNA cap guanine-N7 methyltransferase 2 isoform X2: MSQAAIPRPDLTHHRLHEFARNALIKIFVHPYATVCELYCGGGLEAERWEEAQIGHYIGIDVTSSGISEKREAWESLRKAYTTDFYELDPCTEDLEAHLQEKMNQADLVCCLQHLQLCFESEDKVRKLLHNVSSLLKPGGYFFGITPDSSTIWAKYQKNVEAYHNRSGSMKPGIVPNCIRSESYMITFEGEEEKFPSFGKRYQLKLAGDMPAETHCLVHFPSLIRLAREAGLEYVEIQNLTEFYDDNKAIFAGMLMGYGASVVDPRGRLLPRSYDVLGLYTMFIFQKPDPDAAPPLTTPLLVESNHHEEEASFLIL, encoded by the exons ATGAGCCAGGCGGCGATTCCGAGGCCCGACTTGACTCACCACCGCCTCCACGAGTTCGCCCGGAACGCCCTCATCAAGATCTTCGTCCATCCCTACGCCACG GTGTGCGAGCTGTATTGCGGAGGTGGGCTCGAGGCGGAGAGGTGGGAAGAGGCTCAGATCGGTCACTACATCGGAATCG atgTCACTTCGTCTGGAATAAGCGAAAAGAGAgaagcttgggagagcttgagGAAAGCTTACACGACGGACTTCTACGAGCTCGACCCTTGCACG GAAGATTTGGAAGCGCATTTGCAAGAGAAGATGAACCAAGCAGATTTGGTTTGCTGCTTGCAGCACTTGCAG CTATGTTTCGAGAGCGAGGACAAAGTGAGGAAACTGTTGCATAATGTATCGTCTCTGCTAAAGCCGGGGGGTTATTTTTTCGGTATTACTCCTGACTCATCCACCATATG GGCAAAATATCAGAAGAATGTTGAAGCATACCACAACAGAAGTGGTAGTATGAAGCCTGGCATTGTTCCTAATTGCATTCGGTCTGAGAGCTACATGATCACCTttgaaggagaggaagagaa GTTTCCATCATTTGGGAAAAGGTACCAGCTTAAACTAGCTGGTGATATGCCTGCTGAAACCCATTGCTTGGTTCACTTTCCAAGCTTGATCAG ATTGGCTAGGGAAGCTGGTCTGGAGTATGTGGAGATTCAAAACCTGACAGAGTTTTATGATGATAACAA AGCAATCTTTGCAGGGATGTTAATGGGTTATGGTGCAAGCGTTGTGGATCCTAGAGGAAGGCTTCTACCTCGCTCCTACGATGTGCTAG GTTTATACACTATGTTTATCTTTCAGAAGCCTGACCCGGATGCTGCGCCCCCACTTACAACCCCCTTATTGGTGGAAAGTAATCACCATGAAGAGGAGGCAAGTTTTTTAATTCTAT AG
- the LOC104454122 gene encoding uncharacterized protein HI_0077, with translation MRPGEEDEAAAETLVEAALRVLRTPDPFEKARLGDAAAARWLRGAIPRPYDPSVDLPVPDRPARLADVKLVPPGLMPKLGKAGSLQSRQAIVHSLAHTESWAIDLSWDIIARFGKQESMPREFFTDFVKVAQDEGRHFTLLASRLEELGSFYGALPAHDGLWDSATATSKDLLPRLAVEHCVHEARGLDVLPTTISRFRSGGDDKTADLLQNVIYPEEITHCAAGVRWFKFLCLRSRNSPIREIEVGEGKMGDEEDANVVQKFHEIVRNHFRGPLKPPFNEDARKAAGFGPKWYEPLAFKEARQE, from the exons ATGAGGCCGGGGGAGGAAGACGAAGCAGCAGCGGAGACCCTGGTGGAGGCGGCGCTGAGGGTCCTGCGCACGCCCGACCCCTTCGAGAAGGCCCGGCTCGGCGACGCGGCGGCAGCCCGGTGGCTCCGGGGCGCCATCCCCCGTCCCTACGACCCGTCGGTGGACCTCCCCGTGCCGGACCGCCCCGCCCGGCTCGCCGAT GTTAAGCTCGTGCCGCCCGGTCTCATGCCCAAGCTCGGGAAGGCGGGCAGCTTGCAGAGCAGGCAGGCCATCGTGCACAGTCTGGCGCACACCGAGAGCTGGGCTATTGACTTGTCCTGG GATATAATTGCTCGCTTTGGTAAGCAAGAATCAATGCCAAGAGAGTTCTTCACTGATTTCGTGAAGGTGGCCCAAGATGAAGGTCGACACTTTACCCTTCTTGCATCTAGGCTGGAGGAATTGGGTTCCTTTTATGGCGCATTGCCTGCCCATGACGGCCTTTGGGATTCTGCCACTGCTACTTCCAAGGATCTGCTGCCCCGTCTGGCCGTTGAACACTGTGTCCATGAG GCTAGAGGACTTGATGTCCTACCGACGACAATATCACGATTCCGCAGCGGAGGTGATGATAAAACAGCTGATCTGCTGCAAAATGTCATTTATCCCGAAGAGATCACACACTGTGCTGCTGGAGTTAGATGGTTCAAGTTTCTGTGTTTGAGGTCACGCAATTCGCCCATTAGAGAGATTGAGGTGGGAGAAGGGAAAATGGGAGACGAGGAAGATGCCAATGTTGTTCAGAAGTTTCACGAGATAGTAAGGAACCACTTCAGGGGACCATTGAAACCACCTTTTAACGAGGATGCAAGGAAAGCTGCAGGGTTTGGTCCCAAATGGTACGAACCTCTTGCCTTCAAAGAGGCCAGGCAAGAATGA